TAATCAGTGAAGAAGGCTCGCCTTTACTTGGTACGCTATGTGCACCACCAGGAAGGATAACTGTCATGTTAAGATCTTCAAAAGGATTTGTTAAACCTGAAGTTGAAATATTATTGCAGTTGCTATTCTGATGGTCACTTCCATTAGGACAAGTGGTGATCCTATTGGGTAATTTGACAACAATAGCTGCAAGCTCATCGTTTGCCTCAAGGTCAGATGGTTTCTGATCTGTAGCAAACAAAACGAACTCCCTCTTCCTAAACTGTGAGTCAAGTTTCTGCCTGTTCAATTCGGAGAATGGAACATCAGAAACCTTCATCTTTCCAACGATATTAGGCATAATTCCATGACTTCTGTCTTTTTCTACTTCATTTAACCAATTTCcactctttttctttgtttcacGAACGGTGAAGAAAGTATAAATCCAGCAACTGTAATCCTTCAAATTCGGATTAAGTTTCTTCATTGTGGCTGCTAAAATGTCAACTTCATTGTCAACTGCAAATGTGAATAGAGGAAGACCATTTTTCACAGCTACTTGGAGGAGAGCTTGCAATCTTGATGGCACAAATGTGCCATTAGAACGTGGATTGTCGATATCAATTGTTTTACAGCCCTTTAAATCCAATTTCACTTTCAATGAGCGTTTCGTAGGAGATTCACCACGTCTTGTTGAAGATTTAACGTGATCAGAGTTGCCTGTCTTTGGCTTCAGCAGTGGATCTAGCAACCTTCTCAAAGGACTAGTCCTGGCTCGGCCAGTGGTGTCTGATTTATCACAGCCTGTATCAAGTGAGGACGAACTTTGAGTTTTATTTGGACTAGATTGTTCTGCAGGCCATTTGACACCTTGTGATCCAGTGATCATATCTTTTATACCTGAAATCTGGCCAATCCTTCCCATTGCCAAGCTAAATCGACGAGTTGGAGAGGAATTTCTGACTTTTGTAGATTCTGCGGAATTAAGTGTAGTTGGATTGTTAAGCATTGCAGTTGATTTCTTCTCTTGTTTGGAATTGGTTCCAGGTGGGCTGGACAATTTTTTTCCTGAATATGCTGAAGGCTGAATTGTCTTAGATGAAGGGCAACTATCCTTTGCATCTATTGGACTCACTTGTCCCATCTTCGACTCATCAGCATCATGAGGAAGGGTGCTGGAACTAGAGATATCTGAAGAGGACTGTCCATGGTAGAACGCAGAAATAAATCCACAAGAAAAGCTCCGTCTGCTTGATTTCACAGCGCTCTGGTCTCTCACTACTGAATCAGGTGGGCAGAAAGTTGTGCAGCTGTTAGTTTCTTGGCCAGGTTCTGGTACTTGAAGGAAATCTGATTTATGTTTCTCTATGcaatcaaaatcatcaaaatctccTTTCGATAAACATTCTCTATCTTGGATCTTCATCTTTCCCTTGGAACGTGATGTTTTCGTCTCAGTCTCTCCATCAAGTGATCTCCTAACATGAGGAGTCCTCCGCGGGTGTAGAGCATTGCCGAGTTCTTGCATATTTCTTTGTGGATACTCATCAAAATACTGATATGTCTTGCCGACAAGTTGCTCAATCTCCCGGGATTTAACTACGCCAGGTTTTCGGTTTTGCAACTGTACATAACTTCCTGCAAAGAATTTGACATCAAGACTGTTAAGAAATTGGAACTTGAGcataactcaaccccaaaagctagctcatgagaTGAGGATTGTCCAAACTCATTAAGGAAAGGAGACAACAACCCATTCCCTTAATCAATGTGAGACAATCTAACAAAGACAACTACCTCTAGGTGGTGATGAATAATAAGATTGTGATGTAGGACGATGAATCCTCCGACGAGCAGGAGAGCAGCTTCTGGCTCTGCTAGAATTGGATGAAGATCCCTCCATTGAGGAAATTGACAAGGTATTGCTGGTGGATGGTGAGCAACCCCTAGTTCTACAAGGTTCTTTTACATGTTCGTGTCGCCATTTTTCAAGAAAATGCCAATCTAGGACGCCAACACTGAAAGCTTTCTCCTGTAGATTTCCCCCCTTTTCCAGGTAACTAGGCAAACTTGACATGTATTTGACAAGCTCTTTATTCTCAATTGTCTTTCTTTCACCACTCTGCTTTGGCCGTCTTTCCATTGGCTACACCTTGCATGAATTCTCTAGCCTCTAGCAGAGGTTAAAAAACAATGAGATTATTAACATTTTTAGCCCCTTCTGATGAAAATTTGTTGCAGTAGATTATAGTAAACTCAGAATTGTTTAGTAAAAAGCCAGAAAAAATTACACATGCTGAGTTTAAAAGATAGGTAAGACAAGTCTTACGACATAATAGATGGTGAAATGTTTTTCAAATCTAAAGCGATATCTAGAAGACGAAAACACTGCATGAACAGGAGGAGGAAGAAGTGAAAACCGAAAGCGGTAAAAACAATGTAAAATTGTTGTTCGTCAATATTTGTTTAACTGTAAGGATAATCACATTAGAGTTCCAGATTGCCTGAGTTTCCAGTAGTTTATCATATGCAAAAAACATGCAGTGTTCCCCTTTATAGACTTGTTTCGGTAATAAGAATTACTCCATTAGATGTCAGTAGCCAGGAATTAGGTGTTATACAATGAACATAGCACTTACTTTTCCtctcttttcaaacataaaaAGCTGAAATATATGGACATAAAAGTTAATTCATGAACTATTTGTCGTTGGTATCTCTTAACACGGGCTGTCTTTCATATCTGGGTGCAGGGGAATATTAGAAAATGGGAAAGtgatgttattttttttttttttttgcattccTTCATTGCTTATTGTAATTTGGCCAATTATGAATACATGATCCAGACAGCTAAACAAAATCAGAAAGCTCAACACACTATCTTTACAAGCAGGACCCATTTGATTGGAGTACTTTATTCCTTTAACTTTTACCTATTTCCATCACACACTTTCGAACTACAGTAACATTTTTATTTCGTTGGTATAAAGGCAAGGGGATTCGATGGGTGTGCTTCATCGATAAGAGTATTACTTTTACCCGGtgacatttttgaaagatttgagtGACATTCCTTTTACCTGATGGATGTGTTTCAACAAACATTTTGGAGTTTGATCGCTAGTCTAATTAATATAGATTGCAAATTTGCTATTGTAGTTTTATATTCAAATTAAAAAAGATGTAAAAGGAAAATGATTTAGTTCACTGATAGTCTGTAATAAACTTTTTCTATAAAAGATATTACTTGCCATATATTTTTAAGTTATTAATTCTACCTTTTATAGGTACTTCTTAGGGATTCAAATAGTAATATGCATTACTACTACTAGTGagattttatttttacataagTATGCTTCAACATATTATAATAGGTTAGTTACCATTTTTATTACGTAATCAATTAGTGTTTATCATAAGATTTACTAGTCTTACCACATAAGTGATCTGATAACATTACAACGTTAGTTCAtagtataattctaaactcgtttgTTAGTGTGTTTTACTCGaaagaaaaactgaaaaagatagaaaaagaaggtCGGCGGTTGGGTTTGCTTTGCCATAAACAACCCCCTTCTTCACCCTTCCTCTTGTCTTTTGCAATGGTGTTGAGACCCAAAAATTAATGCAACAATATTTCCAATTACGACATACCAAGATATgcaattattgttatttttatcatgCATCAGCATCATGAATGAGAGATTGCAGAAATTATGGTATTAAAAGTGAGCTGATCACAAGACAAGAATTAACGGAAAAGCCCCCAACCTCTTctctctccaaaaaaaaaaacagacgCTGTCCAGGCGAGGGCGGAACTAGTTCTTCGGTTATCCGTCCGACCAAACCCAATGTTTTTATCTTAAAAaaatgtacaaattattaatttagaactcattACTAGAATTCTAAACTCATAAGCTTCAAATGCAGCCTCTGTTTGCCGGCAGTCGACCAAAATGATCAGAGTAGTGAGAGAATCTACGATTTTTCATGGTCTTTCAATATGCAGCACATAAAACCAGTAGAATATAGAGTAtatttaagaagaagaagaagaagagaagagtaCATACCTAACTGAACTCAACAACCGCGAAAGTAGGGAAGTGGAGGTGTAAATAAGTGTCGGCGGTGAAACCAAGATGAGTAGGAGTAACTAAAAAAGCTGAGGAACGAATTGCAGTGAGAGCAGAGGAGCTTAATTCAGAGAAAGCAAGGACACCATAGACGACCTGTGGCCTCCTCTCTGTAATAGCAAATTATTAAACACCTTTAATTTCTAGATAATTATTTATTCACTCCCCTAACATAAAGAGTAAGGCAGAGAGGAAATTAAAGAGCAACACAACATAAAATAGTAAGGGTGAACTTTTGGCTGGAGCTGCATACCTTTTTGCTTTCTGGAGGGAGAGGAGGAATACTACGTAGCGTAGCGTAGGTGGGTCACGGGTAATTGGTAATGACGCTCTTTTGGACTCCACATACTTAATGACtgcttattttatttattgggATGCTGCAAATCTTGAAGCGACTTCATTCCCATTTATTGttttccatttgaattttgtatttttatgtcaaaatcatctaatttttttttttgttatactcCATCCATTGAACTTATTTTTTTAGTCCGTGAAaaaagaataatttattttaatgcaataatttatagtcacacaatATATATGTGTCTCgttaagttcaaaagtcttcttttcaAATAGGTTTACGTAAATTAAAACGAAGGAGCTATAAAATATTCGCTACAAAAATACATAACATCATGAATATATagaaatattctttgatatcCTTTTCTAGTCCTGGTAGAATATTAGAAATAGAAACTGAAACCCCACCTCAACCAACCCCCTTTCAGAAAGGCCAAATGCCACCTCTGCCAGCCTAGTTTGCCAACAAACGGATTAGGGAAAATAGAAAACGTAAAAGTGGGAATTAATGTAGAATTAACAATGGGTGGACTGGGCTTTAAGCATAAGTTGATTGTCTGATTGTCTGAATTGTTAGAGTAAAGTAAAGAGTAGCACCCCAATTGCTTTTAATGTCAGATTTGTCCCACACTATCTATAATAATTTTCGGTGAATAAAGAGATAAAGCATTTCAAagttattcaaaaaaaaattcatagtAATATTGTTACGTTTCAGAAAAAAATTCCTGTTTCGAAATATTTCTTTTTCAGTACGTCTCAAATCTCAATGCTATTTTAAAAAGACtaaaaattttcctttctttctaaaACTGTTCAAATAAGCACCACTTATACTTAATTTTGATTAAAGCAACCTGCAATTTCACGTGTCATTCATGGTGAAACAGTTTATTGCTACGATTATCAACAGGCCGCAATTTGCCAATTTGTTTCTTCCGTGTTCTGATTATATAATCAACGAACCTAATCTTAAAGTAAACAAGGTTAATCATGCAGATTGCGTTAATACACACTTGGTCAACGAATACATGATTGAAGATATAATGAAAAGGTTTTGCACAATACATTGTTGTAAGTGATATTTTTTTGTCCGATTAGATCAGAGCACTGAATCTCACAGGATTTGCTGTAATCTGCTTCTCAAATTTACCTCCTCCATCCCAGCCTCTAATTCGGTGTTAATTTTTTGTGCTTTTAGCCTGTTAGGCAATTGCTTGATGACTAGTGTGATCATTTTCCATCCCCTATAATTATGTCCATTGCGTTTGGGGGGTACTATTATTATAGTCTCATCCACAAGAATGAGTCCATGGCTCATTCCATCTATATCTCAATTATATTGGGGCATTtgtatctatacccgctttttgggttaTGTCTTAATTTGTGCccgctttgtaaaaaaaattacaagcgtatccactttttcgcgtaacttcagtaTACGAGGCttaagtagcaaagacaatcacacaaaacttcagcattctagtagacgggactGAAGTAGCAGGTgtgttcagctctagagctgaagttcttatttgtaactggcgaagtttttgtttttgtaactggcgaacttcagctctagagctgaagtttttgttttgtaactggcgacttcagctctagagctgaagtttttgtttttgtaactggcgaacttcagctctagagctgaagtttttgttttgtaactggcaaacttcagctctagagctgaagtttttgtttgtaactggcgaacttcagctctagagctgaagttttgtttgtaactggcgagcttcagctctagagtctTCTTCCCTTCATAATGATGCTGTCACGTAAACATAAAAATAGCTGCTTTACTGTCACATAAAGCATTCAATAGCAATGATACCTCGTCTTATAACTCTCTAATTGGACCAATTATTTAGATGATTAGTTCAACAACTAAACCATCCAAAGGAACtgtttgtttaaccaaaaaatgaatttttagtcaaagctagaatttagaagaacacgggttattgataatcaaaagaatgtataaaaggaagtaatttaagtagcaagagagtaatcaagagaaaaacaagtaaaccaaagtttTATATCAATAgcatttcgtgtccttacaattgatcagatgtctcccttttatagatatcttggagatatacgTTTTGTCCAAaacataatgaggctattatgagtaattaaagacatttaATGCTACGTTGCATAATcattatattcaatacaaattctctaacgtattccacatttaatgcctattaaatgCCATATCTACACTCTTTTCTAACgtcagattcattccttttgttctcggacataaatgacttaaataggtacgaTGCTGGGTTATTTGTATTCCTGCCTATGCCTCTTCCTCTGCtatttgctcgtatctgttgcaactcgtgcctcttggctagttgtaattctttgaccatttgaccagtctacgtgttTCGACACGTATTCGTCACGtcacctttatatttaaatacaattttttccaatacagatagtccccccactttccatttattcatcaattgaatatttgggaagtggatttcattaaaagagaatttttgtcaccattaatgctatgacaacATTGACACTTCAATTGtcgcttccatttaatgctccGTACACGTGGATTTTTTCATTAGTTCTGCAGTTTTGTAGCCCTTTTTCAAGGCTTTTTACGGCTCCACTATTCACGAAGTTccagttatcattattatggtccttccatcactgcacttttacctttggcggtggcatattaatataaatataacttctctccttgtcttttaccacataaagcttattgaacaCTTATTTCCTCACATTCTTCTTCTTCGCCATGTCTTCACCAAATCCTAACCCTAGGAGAGTTCCCATTGTTGATACCTTCCCTAATGGCCCCATTAGACATAGAAGGGGAGGTAGACTTCGTAGCTTAGGGCCTACTCGCGGTGGTAGTTCGTCTATACCTTCACCTAGTTCTGGTCCTTCTTTCAGAACCAGATGTTCCCTTTCTCATAGATCTTCTTCTAGGGATAAAGAACCTTTTGAACCATTACGTGAACCTTTAGTAGAGGAAATAGTCCCTACAgaattatctttttaccatgaTAGGGAATCTCTTAGAAATCAGGTTTCCGCCTTAGATCGTGCTGACGCTTACCCCACTCAAATTACAGAAGTTTTAACTCCTGTAGTTCGCAAAGACTGCCATTGGAGTAATGATTttcccattattatccctaatccaaATAAGAGAATTACTTCTTACTTGACTGAGTTCTCgtttgtttatacataccctttcactttagggttcaaaccagctattgacctagttattcttgaattttgtcgtttctttaatgtctgtttgggtcaaattggcccaatcatatggagggATGTTGCCTGTTTGAGGCATCTAACCAATTTGGCTGACGTTTCCTTTACTTTCCCTCACctgattcatctttactccccTAGACTTTTCCGTAATGGCGTTTTACCCTAGTGGCCAGGAGTAAGAGGCTTTTAgtgagccctgaagatgacaaagaccgTGGCTGGCACGCTGATTTGTTGCttcccccactgttggtttagtgggtgagaataacgttcccttccctgagaagtggaattttgcacgtaagtcttttatccatctcgtacctttttccttcaagtttaTCAACTTATCTAATTTTTGCTCCTCctttttttagcaaccatgggagtgGTGGAAAATATTCCCAATTTTTGTGGTTAGGTAGATAAATTGCTGAAGGCCGCACCAATAGATGGTAGgtcttggaaaacactttctaaACGTTACGGTTGGAAAgtaaagactcatggtaagagtttttatttcatatttcacgcatgtatatatttttctttatggtTCTAACTTCCATCCTTCTCtttatcaggatttgctattcgaggagttaCTGCTGAAGCAGTTGCGGCCTTTCGTCTCTTCGGGAACCCGTATCTCTTTAGAAAGAGCCCGAGAAATAATCTTGGGATCTTCTTCTGCAAAAAGGAAAACTGTTGAAGAAGGATactctgaagaagaggaagatgagggTTCCTTGGTGACGAGGCCACGAGCTAGGAGACGCATCGTCTCTAATGATGAAGTTAAAGTTTCCCCTCGTCTTTCTGTTCCTCTTACCGAACCTGTTGAAACCCCAGTAGTAATTCCTGACAATGAGGTCACTCCCCATGATACCCATGAATCTATTGATCAACTTTTCTTTAGTGGTTTTGGCAGTGGAAGTTTAGGGCCTGTTTTAGATGAAATACCATtatcttctttctcaacttctgtgCCTATGATTCCTTCCTTACCAGCCCCAGTTGTTTCTGTTCATTCTTCTACTGTTTTCACTTCCTCTACCGCTCCTCCTTCAACAACTCCCCCTCCTATTGTTCACCATACGGAAGCAGGCTCTTCAAGTAGAAGTGCCGTTATGAGGAGGGTAACCATTGAAGTTCCTGCAGATAGCAGCCTTTTGAGGAAGTCAGGTCAGGCAGACGTATGGCTGGAACCTTTAATCGGTccaattgaaaaagcaaagctgGAGAGCCATAGTTCCCTGACTCTAATGAATGATATCGTGCATGCCACTTTGAAGGTACTTTCCTTCTCTCCCTTctttaccttataaaaaaaattatctttgggattcttatattcttatttcctttcccttttttagGCCAATCTTATCGGCATAGAAATGATGAGCAGAATCCCTCTCTTAGAGAAGATAGCACGTGATTCTCAATTGTAGGCGATCAATTGGAAGGAACAATTTGAGAGTGCACAAATTGATATGGAAGATTTACAAGAAGGCAAGAGTACCCTAGAACAGCAGGTGCGGGATTTAACTTCAGAGTTAGCGGTTGCAAAGGCTTCCTCAAgccaagaagaaaaagacaaaaaacttctcgaatcttcctTCTTAGAGCAACTATCTAAAGCCAGCGAAGAGAACAGAGAGATGAAGGCTCTTTTGAGTCAAAAAGAAGTTTACGTTGGGGAGCTCGTGCAAAGCTTAACTCTAGCACAAGAAGACCTTCGAGTCTCGGCTGACAAGGTTTGTGCTTTAAAGAGCTCACATGCCTCTCTTCAAGTTTCTTATAACTCCGCCTTGGCTGAAAACGAAGAGCTAAAGAATGAGATTGCTGATTGGGAAACGGATTATGAGAcccttgaagaaaaatctgttgttgaggtaagttgggcatttttgaattcTCGTCGAGATACCCTAATTGAAGctggccaagaaaacttcaacctggagttgGAGTTAGCTAAGATCAATGAAACCATTGAAAAAGCTCAGCAAACTCAGGACTTCCCTTCTCCCGTGGTTGAAGCTCCCTTAAATGTTGAAGCTGATACGGGTATCCCAACTCTTTCAAGCACAATCGAGCATGTTGTTGCAAGCCAAGTTGAAACCGCATCTGTTTATGCACCTGCCCAAATTGAGCCCACTACTATTGATGCTCCTACTTTAGTTTGGCAAACTTCTTAGTGaccagttttaatcatttgaatgattttgttttttgtttttattttggaaaattgtaaTCAAACCCTTAGCTTCATTTGAGGGTTGGATTTGGAAACGCAAGTCCCCAAGTCTTTTATGGGGCAATTTGTATAAACAATTTCATAGCtttatgactaagttcgtacTTAGTCTTCAGTTTTTagatattaagaagtttttcatgTTAAACTTCTGTCtgctttatttttaaggacttatagaataattcGCTTTTTGTTCTtcgaaaatgcttctgttaatATCATGACTAACTAattaaacatgagttttataaaataggacccttttatatttcgacacttaatgaagaagatgtCTCAATTTCATAATGGTGTTaccatacgataaaagaaataggaacacacatgtttctttgaaataactttgacaagttttgaataatactttacatgtatttgaattatatCTATAACTTTCttgtaactgtttttcttgtaacagattttttcaaaagaagaataatagacaCTGGGTTTTTTCTTATAACCCAttttagtacatagcctttaccctaactatagtgaggtttttctttggccttagctcgtggctTCATCTCGTGACCTTGtgacttttactctgcacttgactctttTAGGCTTGATTTTTCTTAATCTTCTTTACCTTCTTTATACACATatctgtgtatattatgtagtccttcaagtgtttgagtgttgaagtatgaagcctcgagcacttgatagaTTCTCTCGTTTGGTCCTtttcttgaaaaagaaaaacatacgaGACTTGGAGATGCGattttagatgaagactgcttaacccgtataaatttctatcagaataattgtaatcctaggccaggaattttaggttattcTGTGTGCCTTACAGGTCGTGGCTCATCATTTAGTATgggttagctttttgcctatcatctaaaattattagtaaaattttaacaattcaaaaattaaatttgaaatagtgatacctgaccgtgggtatttcttagaaatagtatctcttcaaatgaacatcattccaatgtgaaggtagtatcttATCATCAATTCTCGCCAGCTCATATGCTCCCTTGactgcaatatcacgaactctatAGGGTCTTTctcatgttggacttaatttacccGTGTTAGCTGCCTTTGtggattgaaaaacctttttatgAACGAAGTCCCCCactttgaaaaatctgaggcgtgcttttcggt
Above is a window of Nicotiana tabacum cultivar K326 chromosome 8, ASM71507v2, whole genome shotgun sequence DNA encoding:
- the LOC107813975 gene encoding uncharacterized protein LOC107813975 is translated as MERRPKQSGERKTIENKELVKYMSSLPSYLEKGGNLQEKAFSVGVLDWHFLEKWRHEHVKEPCRTRGCSPSTSNTLSISSMEGSSSNSSRARSCSPARRRIHRPTSQSYYSSPPRGSYVQLQNRKPGVVKSREIEQLVGKTYQYFDEYPQRNMQELGNALHPRRTPHVRRSLDGETETKTSRSKGKMKIQDRECLSKGDFDDFDCIEKHKSDFLQVPEPGQETNSCTTFCPPDSVVRDQSAVKSSRRSFSCGFISAFYHGQSSSDISSSSTLPHDADESKMGQVSPIDAKDSCPSSKTIQPSAYSGKKLSSPPGTNSKQEKKSTAMLNNPTTLNSAESTKVRNSSPTRRFSLAMGRIGQISGIKDMITGSQGVKWPAEQSSPNKTQSSSSLDTGCDKSDTTGRARTSPLRRLLDPLLKPKTGNSDHVKSSTRRGESPTKRSLKVKLDLKGCKTIDIDNPRSNGTFVPSRLQALLQVAVKNGLPLFTFAVDNEVDILAATMKKLNPNLKDYSCWIYTFFTVRETKKKSGNWLNEVEKDRSHGIMPNIVGKMKVSDVPFSELNRQKLDSQFRKREFVLFATDQKPSDLEANDELAAIVVKLPNRITTCPNGSDHQNSNCNNISTSGLTNPFEDLNMTVILPGGAHSVPSKGEPSSLINRWKSGGSCDCGGWDLGCKLRLLVNHTNHQRISSCSKPKLNAARFELLSQGEARDSKPIFSLSPFKDGIFSVEFSSSLKLLQAFSICIAVLNGRNQELFRMQT